The Peribacillus sp. FSL P2-0133 genome has a segment encoding these proteins:
- a CDS encoding DMT family transporter has translation MKILFPLLAVLGGITIAIQGQINGGLGKKVGVIEASFISFGIGTLALLFIVLFAGNGNISAIASVPKWQLIGGLLGAIYVIVIVLVVPQIGVAPALVGVIAGQILIGAVIDHFGLFGGVRIPLDAKKVAGICLLFVSLYLFNHK, from the coding sequence GTGAAGATACTATTTCCGTTGCTTGCGGTCCTAGGCGGCATCACCATTGCCATACAAGGACAAATCAATGGTGGATTAGGGAAAAAAGTGGGGGTTATTGAAGCTTCTTTCATTTCGTTTGGGATCGGGACACTTGCTTTATTATTTATTGTTTTGTTCGCGGGAAATGGAAACATTTCTGCCATCGCGTCTGTACCAAAATGGCAATTGATAGGCGGACTGTTAGGGGCTATTTATGTCATTGTGATAGTATTGGTCGTCCCTCAGATTGGAGTTGCACCTGCATTGGTCGGGGTTATCGCAGGCCAGATACTGATCGGGGCAGTCATTGACCATTTCGGTTTATTTGGAGGCGTACGAATCCCATTGGATGCGAAAAAGGTGGCAGGCATTTGTTTACTTTTCGTGTCATTATATTTATTTAATCATAAATGA
- a CDS encoding CAP domain-containing protein, with protein sequence MKKIILLSALSLSLLSPKVALGANTYEVAKGDTLTKIATEYDVSIDELLKTNSAINDANQIRIGQIINLPTSNTTVNRAESQSVEQQVLSLVNEERSKSGLPSLKMDTAISNVAILKSEDMRDSNYFNHTSPSYGSPFEMMKSFGISYKYAGENIAAGQPSADAVMKSWMNSPGHKANILNKNYTHIGIGHVTGGKYTHYWTQQFIGN encoded by the coding sequence ATGAAGAAAATCATCCTTTTATCAGCCCTGTCTCTATCCCTATTATCTCCAAAAGTTGCTCTGGGAGCCAATACATACGAGGTGGCAAAAGGAGATACCTTAACGAAAATTGCTACTGAATATGATGTCAGCATTGACGAATTACTTAAAACGAACTCTGCTATAAACGATGCAAATCAAATTCGAATCGGACAAATCATAAATCTTCCCACGTCCAACACCACAGTTAATCGCGCAGAAAGTCAATCAGTTGAACAGCAGGTCCTTAGTTTAGTGAATGAAGAACGGTCAAAATCGGGCCTACCTTCCCTTAAAATGGATACAGCCATTTCTAACGTAGCAATTCTGAAATCTGAGGATATGCGAGATAGTAATTATTTCAATCATACAAGCCCCAGTTATGGATCGCCTTTCGAAATGATGAAATCCTTTGGGATCAGTTACAAGTACGCAGGGGAAAATATCGCAGCAGGTCAACCTAGTGCGGATGCTGTCATGAAATCATGGATGAACAGCCCTGGACATAAGGCCAATATCCTGAACAAGAACTATACACATATTGGAATTGGGCATGTGACAGGTGGGAAATACACCCACTATTGGACCCAGCAATTCATTGGAAATTAA
- a CDS encoding helix-turn-helix domain-containing protein produces MKIEVGSVINELRIKQNLTREELARDICEPNALSDYERSITSPTIDELALFADKLKVDLPYFFTTKNEPIYNYIETIKLLINKYKRTRNYEAIYEIVQKEMATAPEKSISFYQFLKWHEGISFFYLYNDKQRAIELLNEAIQITMGKRVILHQQEIEVLNSIGIIHFKTKNYEEAINIFNEALEFIENIPHVNQEGTIILKIIHGLAQTLTELHYYQESLNYTLKGINICNSIESLYLYAELHLLTGKNLVHLQQPEKGLHYIKQSKNIFSLQKNEEFIRIAEDELESILQCL; encoded by the coding sequence ATGAAAATTGAGGTTGGCTCTGTTATCAACGAATTACGAATAAAACAAAATCTTACAAGAGAAGAACTGGCTAGGGATATATGTGAACCTAATGCCCTGTCAGATTATGAAAGAAGCATCACTTCTCCAACAATTGATGAATTGGCACTTTTTGCGGATAAACTTAAAGTTGACCTGCCGTATTTCTTCACCACCAAAAATGAACCGATTTATAATTACATAGAAACCATTAAACTTTTGATTAACAAATACAAACGCACACGTAATTATGAAGCAATTTATGAAATCGTCCAAAAAGAAATGGCAACTGCACCGGAAAAATCGATATCGTTTTATCAATTCTTGAAATGGCATGAAGGTATCTCTTTTTTTTATTTGTACAATGACAAACAAAGGGCCATAGAATTATTGAATGAGGCCATTCAGATTACCATGGGTAAACGGGTCATTCTTCATCAACAGGAGATAGAAGTTTTAAATAGTATCGGAATTATCCATTTTAAAACGAAGAATTATGAAGAGGCCATCAACATCTTCAATGAAGCACTGGAATTTATCGAGAATATTCCCCATGTGAATCAAGAAGGTACCATTATCTTGAAGATCATTCATGGATTGGCACAAACATTGACTGAACTTCATTATTATCAGGAATCATTAAATTATACCCTTAAAGGGATCAACATTTGTAATTCGATAGAATCATTATATTTATATGCGGAACTCCATCTATTAACTGGTAAGAATCTAGTTCATCTTCAACAACCTGAAAAAGGACTGCACTATATAAAACAATCCAAGAACATTTTCAGTCTTCAAAAAAACGAAGAATTCATACGAATTGCCGAAGATGAATTGGAAAGCATTTTGCAATGCTTATGA
- a CDS encoding exonuclease domain-containing protein, translating into MSNRLGLVLDVETTGLRPSSDEIIELALILFTYSSETGEIINLIDQESFLREPLSYGARRNYDQAYRIHGIPYSSVEGKSFHDEKIKSFIARTDSIFAHNASFDRSFLYQMYPEINDQKWFCTMRNVPWKQYGFENSKLLTLLQAHNITNFQTHRAMDDISYLMELMRKPGPSGHPYLKEVIAKNPMKKYAPASQKTRV; encoded by the coding sequence TTGTCTAATAGATTAGGTTTAGTGCTTGACGTAGAAACAACTGGTTTACGTCCCTCTTCCGATGAAATCATCGAGCTTGCTCTTATACTCTTTACATACAGCAGTGAAACAGGTGAAATTATTAATCTTATTGATCAGGAATCATTTTTAAGGGAGCCTCTCTCCTATGGAGCAAGAAGGAATTATGATCAAGCGTACAGAATTCATGGAATTCCATACAGCTCAGTAGAAGGAAAAAGTTTTCACGATGAAAAAATTAAATCCTTCATTGCCCGTACCGATTCGATTTTCGCACATAATGCTTCTTTCGATAGAAGTTTCCTTTACCAAATGTATCCGGAAATCAATGATCAAAAGTGGTTCTGTACGATGCGGAATGTTCCTTGGAAGCAATACGGATTTGAGAATAGTAAACTCTTAACATTACTGCAGGCACATAATATCACAAATTTCCAAACACACAGGGCTATGGACGATATATCTTACCTAATGGAACTCATGAGAAAACCAGGACCTTCTGGCCATCCTTATTTAAAGGAAGTCATAGCAAAAAATCCAATGAAGAAATATGCACCTGCTTCTCAAAAGACAAGGGTATAG
- a CDS encoding nitronate monooxygenase gives MTRSLPEQWWNQLTLPVISAPMFLISGPELVKECCLNGVIGSFPAPNARPIEVLDQWMSDINDTLIAAKDKEPGSKIAPWAMNMVVHRTYSRLEEELELVKKHQPPIVITSLGSPKHVVDVVHSYGGLVFSDVSSVDFAKKAAESGVDGLILVAAGAGGHAGEINSFAFVDSVRTFWDGIILLAGSISTGHSILAAQAAGADLAYMGTRFIVAKESRANDEYREMLVDSDHDDIILTDAFSGVNCNMLKPSIRKEGLDPEQLAKKEKVDFDSMSKSSESKAWRDIWSAGHGVGAIKKIDTAAGIIKQLEKEYQQSLKKLTGQAEKLKGIISK, from the coding sequence ATGACAAGAAGTTTGCCTGAACAGTGGTGGAATCAATTAACTTTACCAGTTATCTCAGCACCTATGTTTTTAATATCCGGTCCTGAGTTAGTGAAAGAATGCTGCTTGAATGGGGTGATCGGCTCTTTTCCAGCACCGAATGCGCGGCCGATTGAGGTACTGGATCAATGGATGAGTGATATAAACGACACATTGATTGCAGCAAAGGATAAAGAACCTGGCTCAAAGATTGCTCCATGGGCAATGAATATGGTTGTCCACCGTACATATAGCCGTCTTGAAGAAGAGCTGGAATTGGTCAAAAAGCATCAGCCTCCCATCGTCATTACATCATTAGGTTCACCAAAACATGTGGTGGATGTCGTACATAGCTATGGCGGGTTGGTCTTTTCGGATGTCAGCTCGGTGGATTTTGCAAAAAAAGCTGCGGAGTCAGGTGTGGACGGATTGATCTTGGTTGCTGCGGGAGCCGGTGGTCATGCTGGTGAGATAAATAGCTTTGCTTTCGTGGACAGCGTAAGGACATTCTGGGACGGAATCATTTTGCTTGCCGGATCCATCAGTACTGGTCACAGTATCTTGGCAGCTCAAGCTGCAGGAGCGGATCTTGCATATATGGGTACACGTTTTATCGTGGCTAAAGAGAGCAGGGCCAATGATGAATATCGTGAAATGCTTGTCGATTCTGATCATGATGACATCATCTTGACTGATGCATTTTCAGGCGTTAATTGTAATATGCTGAAACCGAGCATCAGAAAGGAAGGATTAGACCCTGAGCAATTAGCCAAAAAAGAAAAAGTCGATTTTGACAGCATGTCCAAATCATCTGAATCTAAAGCGTGGCGTGATATTTGGTCAGCGGGTCATGGCGTAGGGGCGATTAAAAAAATAGATACCGCCGCCGGAATCATAAAACAATTAGAAAAAGAATATCAGCAATCCTTAAAGAAACTGACCGGGCAGGCGGAAAAATTAAAAGGCATTATATCAAAATGA
- a CDS encoding ABC transporter permease yields the protein MLRYTLNRFKWAIITLWAVITLTFIIMHTIPGNPFAKEGAMPPAVYENLQVHYGLDKPLLTQYGNYLLEVVQFDFGPSLKSSSISVNDYILKGFPVSLHLGAQALVIAIFFGLILGVVASLKRNKWPDYLSMIIAIVGISVPNFILATILINYFAIKWNIFPVATWATWQHTILPSIALSMMPLAFIARLMRTSMLEVMGQDYILTAKAKGLKRSGVIIKHAIRNALLPIITVLGILTANIVTGSFIIERIFGIPGMGDMFVKGISNRDYPVILGSTIVYSAVLILLIFIVDIAYTLIDPRIKVTGEKK from the coding sequence ATGTTGAGATATACATTAAACCGATTTAAATGGGCGATTATTACTTTATGGGCTGTTATTACATTAACGTTCATCATAATGCATACGATTCCGGGAAATCCATTTGCAAAAGAAGGAGCTATGCCTCCTGCTGTTTATGAAAACCTTCAAGTCCACTATGGATTGGACAAGCCGTTGTTGACCCAATATGGGAATTATTTATTGGAAGTCGTTCAATTTGATTTTGGTCCTTCATTGAAATCCTCATCCATTTCCGTGAATGATTACATTTTGAAGGGGTTTCCAGTGTCATTGCACTTAGGGGCACAAGCTTTGGTGATTGCCATCTTCTTTGGCCTCATTTTGGGTGTCGTGGCATCACTGAAAAGAAATAAATGGCCCGACTATTTATCAATGATCATTGCCATCGTAGGGATTTCCGTTCCTAACTTTATCCTGGCGACTATTTTAATCAATTATTTTGCAATTAAATGGAATATATTCCCTGTTGCTACATGGGCAACATGGCAGCATACCATTTTACCATCCATTGCCCTTTCTATGATGCCGCTTGCTTTCATCGCGAGACTGATGCGGACAAGTATGCTTGAAGTAATGGGGCAGGATTACATTTTGACAGCAAAGGCCAAAGGATTGAAACGGAGCGGTGTCATAATCAAACATGCGATTCGGAATGCATTATTGCCGATTATCACGGTTCTGGGCATCCTTACGGCTAATATCGTGACAGGAAGCTTCATCATTGAACGTATTTTTGGTATTCCGGGCATGGGAGATATGTTCGTAAAGGGAATATCCAACAGAGACTACCCGGTTATTCTTGGTTCCACAATTGTGTATAGTGCGGTGCTTATTCTATTGATATTCATCGTTGATATAGCCTATACGTTGATTGATCCTAGAATTAAAGTGACGGGGGAGAAGAAATAA
- a CDS encoding GNAT family N-acetyltransferase produces the protein MWFKELETERLRLIEIGHHHAESLFEILSKDEVTKYDGIESLIRVEDARRLIDSFKSAYINKRGMRWGVILKDSGKFIGTVGLNQLSLANKRVEIGYEIHPEYWRNHFTSEAVNEVLRYCFEELGLIRIAALTFKDNIASRNLLKKFGFKEEGSLRSYLFLRNQSHDALVFSLLSTEYCQLRQQSIQGSNRL, from the coding sequence ATGTGGTTTAAGGAATTGGAAACAGAAAGGCTGCGTTTAATCGAAATAGGTCACCATCATGCTGAAAGTCTGTTCGAAATTCTCTCTAAAGATGAAGTGACCAAATATGATGGAATAGAAAGTTTAATCCGAGTTGAAGATGCCCGCCGCTTAATCGATTCGTTTAAAAGTGCTTATATAAACAAACGTGGGATGCGGTGGGGAGTCATTTTAAAGGATTCAGGCAAATTCATCGGTACTGTTGGCCTGAATCAATTGAGCCTCGCGAACAAACGCGTCGAAATAGGATATGAAATCCATCCCGAATATTGGAGGAATCACTTTACGTCTGAAGCCGTCAACGAAGTATTGCGCTATTGCTTTGAAGAATTGGGACTAATCAGAATTGCGGCTTTAACTTTCAAGGATAATATTGCATCCAGAAACCTATTGAAGAAATTTGGATTCAAAGAGGAGGGCAGCCTTCGAAGTTATCTATTTCTTCGGAATCAATCCCATGATGCCCTTGTATTTTCCTTGTTAAGTACAGAGTATTGCCAGTTAAGACAACAAAGTATTCAGGGATCAAATAGATTATAG
- a CDS encoding Cof-type HAD-IIB family hydrolase: MKEQDIKLVALDMDGTLLNKAGEISQENRRAIKEAENQGIFVVLSTGRSYATCSDFAKSMELQSYLITVNGSEIYDNQGKLVERNIVDSESIQWMWELSQKHGTHFWAISCDNIYRAEMPEKIHDSQWLKFGFDTTDDDVRKIIMDELVSKGNFEISNSSPTNIEVNAMGVNKAKAIKLVCSLLDITMDNVMAVGDSLNDLAMISDAKVGVAMGNAQEIVKEKADWVTATNEEDGVAKAIRKWALSN, translated from the coding sequence ATGAAGGAACAAGATATTAAGCTGGTTGCACTTGATATGGATGGCACGCTTCTCAATAAGGCTGGAGAGATATCCCAAGAAAATCGGAGAGCGATAAAAGAAGCAGAAAATCAAGGGATTTTTGTTGTATTGAGCACAGGAAGATCCTACGCGACATGCAGTGATTTTGCAAAGTCAATGGAACTCCAATCATACCTCATTACCGTTAACGGAAGTGAAATATACGATAATCAAGGAAAACTGGTGGAAAGGAATATCGTCGATAGTGAGTCCATACAATGGATGTGGGAATTAAGCCAAAAACATGGTACACATTTTTGGGCAATTAGTTGCGATAATATTTACAGGGCTGAAATGCCTGAAAAAATCCATGATTCGCAATGGCTTAAATTCGGTTTTGATACAACTGATGATGACGTCCGCAAAATCATCATGGATGAACTGGTATCAAAAGGAAACTTTGAAATAAGCAATTCTAGCCCAACGAATATTGAAGTGAATGCCATGGGCGTCAATAAAGCGAAAGCGATAAAGCTTGTATGTTCATTGCTCGATATTACGATGGATAATGTTATGGCAGTAGGTGACAGCCTTAACGACCTTGCAATGATTTCTGATGCAAAAGTGGGTGTGGCAATGGGAAACGCCCAAGAAATTGTGAAAGAAAAAGCAGATTGGGTTACAGCAACAAACGAAGAAGATGGTGTGGCTAAGGCCATTCGTAAATGGGCGCTTTCAAATTGA
- a CDS encoding YhgE/Pip domain-containing protein: MLKSLKGEILAIIKHPMILISIIGIILVPLLYSGTFLWAFWDPYGKVDQLPVAIVNMDEGAEFNESELTIGKDLVKELKEKKDFDWHFVSQKEANEGLEKQDYYMKIEIPKNFSKNATTLQEDNPEKLDLIYTSNEGFNYISTKIGDAASERIKGEVSSAVTKTYAESMFDNLNEMTDGLKSASDGAGELKDGTDTVKNGSSELGDGINSAKEGSKKVDEGIDSLHSGSVEIHENLEKLAEKSLTFSNGVGSAAIGSKELNQGLQQFSSGVGQMKDGQSELLQGAKKSEAGTGELASGLQQSLEGFNQIEEKLPALTDGANGVAAGASQLSGSLAEWSAASNEAKAGASEVSAGLDEVISGLKQQSEAADDPAEKARLEGVITSLTRISEGSKGVSEGVGELSASATEIAKGSNSLSAGANQLGEGTSAISGGFTQLKQAQDKLANGADELKNGQGQLVSGLTTFGDSIDSAQSGLGQLTEGSNNLVSGLDQLEDGSKQLSSGTSQLSEGSKGLVTGTDKLKEGSSSLTSGMGELANGAIKLQDGIAKLSDGSAELHDELSDGADEAGKIKSNEEVYDMFASPVKVDKLPINNVPNYGTSFAPYLISLSLFIGAIVLTIIFPLKDPAVKPASGFSWFISKYSVMALIGICQAILVDSILILGLGINVTSLPLFFAVSILASCTFMAIIQFLGSAFDNPGRFIALLILILQLTSSGGTFPNELVPGFLQGFTPFLPMTYSINAFRAVISTGDYSFMWHNLGILAIFLVVALILSLLYFIYRYKKLNGALNEKQEEATV, encoded by the coding sequence GTGTTAAAATCTTTAAAGGGTGAAATTTTAGCCATAATAAAACATCCTATGATACTCATTTCGATAATAGGGATCATACTGGTTCCATTATTATACAGCGGCACTTTCCTGTGGGCATTTTGGGATCCATATGGTAAGGTGGACCAATTGCCTGTTGCCATTGTCAATATGGATGAGGGTGCGGAGTTCAATGAATCGGAACTTACAATAGGAAAAGATTTAGTCAAGGAGTTAAAGGAAAAGAAGGATTTCGATTGGCATTTCGTCAGTCAAAAAGAAGCAAATGAAGGCCTGGAAAAACAAGATTATTACATGAAAATAGAAATCCCGAAAAACTTCTCCAAAAATGCAACGACCTTACAGGAGGACAATCCGGAAAAACTTGATTTAATTTATACGTCCAATGAAGGGTTCAACTATATTTCCACTAAAATAGGTGACGCAGCTTCGGAGAGAATTAAAGGGGAGGTTTCGTCAGCCGTTACGAAAACCTATGCGGAGTCTATGTTCGATAATTTGAACGAAATGACTGACGGACTCAAAAGTGCCAGTGACGGAGCTGGAGAATTGAAAGATGGAACAGATACAGTGAAGAACGGATCAAGTGAACTTGGTGATGGGATTAACTCGGCTAAAGAGGGTTCCAAAAAAGTCGATGAAGGAATTGATTCCCTTCATTCAGGTTCTGTCGAAATCCATGAAAACCTGGAAAAATTAGCTGAAAAATCATTGACCTTTTCGAATGGAGTCGGTTCGGCAGCTATAGGATCAAAAGAACTCAATCAAGGGTTACAACAGTTTAGCTCTGGTGTTGGACAAATGAAAGATGGGCAATCCGAGCTTTTGCAAGGAGCCAAGAAATCTGAAGCGGGTACTGGTGAATTGGCCTCTGGACTGCAACAGTCATTAGAGGGCTTCAATCAAATCGAAGAAAAGCTGCCCGCTTTGACAGATGGAGCAAATGGTGTAGCTGCTGGAGCTTCCCAACTTTCAGGTTCATTGGCTGAATGGAGTGCAGCATCGAACGAAGCAAAAGCTGGGGCATCTGAAGTTTCAGCAGGTTTGGATGAGGTAATTTCCGGATTGAAACAACAATCTGAAGCTGCGGATGATCCTGCAGAGAAAGCGCGTTTGGAGGGAGTGATTACTTCTCTAACCCGCATCAGTGAAGGTAGTAAAGGAGTATCTGAAGGAGTAGGGGAACTATCGGCAAGTGCAACTGAAATTGCTAAAGGCTCAAATAGTCTTAGTGCTGGAGCTAATCAGTTAGGTGAAGGCACAAGTGCAATAAGCGGCGGTTTCACTCAATTGAAGCAAGCTCAGGATAAACTCGCCAATGGGGCGGATGAACTGAAGAATGGTCAAGGTCAATTGGTATCTGGCTTGACAACATTTGGCGATAGTATAGATTCAGCACAAAGTGGGCTTGGACAGTTAACCGAAGGCAGCAATAACTTGGTAAGCGGGCTTGATCAGCTTGAAGATGGCTCCAAGCAATTATCAAGTGGAACCTCACAGCTTTCAGAAGGTTCGAAAGGTCTGGTTACAGGAACGGATAAGCTGAAGGAAGGTTCATCCAGCCTTACTAGCGGAATGGGAGAACTGGCAAATGGAGCCATTAAGTTACAAGATGGAATCGCCAAACTTTCAGATGGATCTGCAGAATTACATGACGAATTAAGTGATGGGGCAGACGAAGCAGGTAAGATAAAGTCCAATGAAGAAGTATATGACATGTTTGCAAGCCCAGTTAAAGTGGATAAATTACCAATTAATAATGTCCCGAACTATGGCACTAGTTTTGCACCATATTTAATTTCATTAAGTTTATTTATCGGGGCTATCGTTCTGACGATCATTTTCCCGTTAAAAGATCCTGCTGTTAAACCTGCGAGTGGATTTAGCTGGTTTATTAGTAAATACAGCGTCATGGCACTCATAGGAATCTGTCAAGCCATATTGGTGGACTCGATTTTAATTTTAGGTCTTGGAATCAATGTTACGAGCCTGCCGCTATTTTTTGCAGTAAGCATTCTTGCTAGCTGTACATTCATGGCAATCATTCAGTTCCTGGGTTCGGCCTTTGACAATCCTGGCCGGTTCATAGCGTTATTGATTTTGATTCTTCAACTGACCAGCAGTGGCGGAACATTCCCAAATGAATTAGTTCCTGGCTTCTTGCAAGGATTCACACCGTTCCTACCGATGACATATTCTATTAATGCTTTCCGTGCAGTCATCTCAACAGGAGATTATAGCTTCATGTGGCATAATCTTGGCATATTGGCCATATTCCTCGTTGTGGCATTAATATTATCACTTCTTTACTTTATTTATCGGTATAAGAAATTGAACGGCGCATTAAATGAAAAACAGGAAGAAGCAACTGTATAA
- a CDS encoding peptide ABC transporter substrate-binding protein, translating to MKKSKFSVLALLMAIMLMLAACNGGSKETSNEKEGGSGDSSGSKVLNVNNSSEPGSLHPANAQGTHESWILEHTFEGLTKKTEEGKIVPGSAESWEISEDGLTWTFKLKDGLKWSNGDPLTANDFEYAWKYALKPETAADYAYQLYYLKGGEAYNSKKGKEEDVGVKATDDHTLVVTLEQPTPYFLDLTSFYTFYPIDKKVQEENPKWALDAKTHVSNGPFKLTEWKHKESLKIEKNENYYDKDKIKLDAVNFALIEDENTAWQMYQSGELDLAYPLPVDIQGQMVNSDDKEFKMGKELAVYYYNFNTEVKPFNNAKVRKALSMAIERQKITENVAQGGQKPAFGVVPPGIPDASGDFQENTGNLFKEDVTEAKKLLKEGLAEEGMKELPEFSILYNTLDSHKKIAEAVQGMWRDNLGVEVTLENAEFQVKLDREKAGDFEISRAGWVGDYVDPMTFMLWETDGAYNDAGWSNKEYDNLLKEAKSTMDPKERMDALHKAEKVMIDEMPILPVYFYTKPYMVKSNVTGVYAPINAYPNFIYADKK from the coding sequence TTGAAAAAGTCTAAATTTTCAGTGCTTGCTCTTCTTATGGCCATCATGCTTATGCTTGCGGCATGCAACGGCGGTTCGAAGGAAACTTCGAATGAAAAAGAAGGCGGCTCGGGTGACTCATCCGGATCAAAAGTATTAAACGTAAACAACTCAAGTGAACCTGGTTCGCTTCACCCTGCCAATGCGCAAGGTACTCATGAATCATGGATCCTTGAACATACGTTTGAGGGACTGACAAAGAAAACAGAAGAGGGCAAAATCGTACCTGGTTCTGCAGAATCATGGGAAATCAGTGAGGATGGATTAACTTGGACATTCAAATTGAAAGATGGTTTGAAATGGTCAAATGGAGATCCGCTTACAGCCAATGATTTCGAATATGCTTGGAAATACGCTTTGAAACCGGAAACAGCTGCTGATTATGCTTACCAACTTTATTATCTTAAAGGCGGGGAAGCTTACAACAGTAAGAAAGGGAAGGAAGAGGACGTAGGCGTTAAAGCGACAGACGATCATACATTAGTTGTTACTTTGGAACAGCCTACACCATATTTCCTTGACTTGACTTCTTTCTATACTTTCTATCCAATCGATAAAAAGGTACAGGAAGAAAATCCAAAATGGGCTTTGGATGCAAAAACACACGTTTCAAACGGTCCGTTCAAATTAACGGAGTGGAAACATAAAGAAAGCCTGAAAATCGAAAAGAATGAAAATTACTACGATAAAGATAAAATCAAATTGGATGCGGTCAACTTTGCTCTAATTGAAGATGAAAATACAGCATGGCAAATGTATCAGAGTGGCGAATTGGACCTCGCTTATCCACTGCCAGTGGATATTCAAGGTCAAATGGTCAATTCTGATGATAAAGAATTCAAAATGGGCAAAGAACTTGCCGTTTACTATTACAACTTTAATACAGAAGTGAAACCTTTCAATAATGCTAAAGTAAGGAAAGCGCTTTCAATGGCTATCGAGCGTCAAAAAATCACCGAAAATGTTGCTCAAGGCGGACAAAAGCCTGCTTTCGGCGTAGTCCCTCCGGGTATTCCTGATGCATCTGGAGATTTCCAGGAAAATACAGGTAACCTATTTAAGGAAGATGTTACCGAAGCTAAGAAATTGTTAAAAGAAGGACTTGCTGAAGAAGGAATGAAAGAATTACCTGAGTTTTCAATTTTGTATAACACTTTAGATTCACACAAGAAAATTGCTGAAGCGGTTCAAGGAATGTGGCGTGATAACCTGGGTGTTGAAGTGACACTTGAAAATGCAGAATTCCAAGTTAAGCTTGACCGTGAAAAAGCTGGTGACTTTGAAATTTCCCGTGCAGGATGGGTTGGTGACTATGTTGACCCGATGACATTCATGCTTTGGGAAACGGACGGCGCCTATAATGATGCAGGTTGGTCAAACAAAGAATATGATAATTTATTAAAAGAAGCAAAATCTACAATGGATCCAAAAGAACGCATGGATGCTTTGCATAAAGCAGAGAAAGTCATGATTGACGAAATGCCGATCCTTCCGGTTTACTTCTATACAAAACCATATATGGTTAAATCGAATGTTACTGGAGTTTATGCTCCAATTAACGCTTATCCGAACTTTATTTACGCGGATAAAAAATAA